CCTGCCACCAAAGCAGGCCTCCAGGGGTCCTCCTTATGTTGAAGCTTCCCTTTTGGATGCATGAGCATATATATCCTTCTGCTCCCTGCTGGTACTCTTGccatcttccttcctttgcaAGTTTTCCTTGCAGAACAAGCTGCCATTGTTGCAAAATTAGATAGCTACACACATAAGAGCAAGAAAATATGCAGTCTAAATGAGTTTATGTATCTAGGACACTGTCCAATTTATTGTTGTTAAATCTATGAACACTGCTGTCTTGGACAATATGTCCAATTTATACATTCGTTTCGCATTTGCAATTGGCTAAAGAAAGATCAAACGGAGAACACTGCTGTCTTGGACAAACCTTTGCAACGAGGGTTTGAGCTCCAACAAATTTGTCGTCCCATGAGAAGTAAGACTGGCCACCACCAATATTGTTGGCGTTATGAAGGTAATCCAAGTATTGCTGCTCTTTTGTGGCATGGTACAGCCACGCCGCTGCCCACAACAGTTCATCCTGCAAACAATCATGGCTTTCAGGTATAGATTCAGACATTTAAAAACAAGAGAAGTAGACGAAAGTATGAGTGCTAgatcgaagctggttatatgcacagcATGTACCCTTAGAACTAAGGGAACACATGTAATGCACTGCACACATGCCCACGTACTCCTTGAAAATAGACCAAGTAGATACATGTCATGCACCAAGAAGCTGTGCACAGTGTGCTCCAATGCACCTAACCATCTCTCATGCTAGATCTCGGGTAACTTGCTTAAGGGGCGGAAGCATGTCTTACGTCGTAGCTAGTGCTTGGATAGAAGGTCCTCGCATCTGGGATGCTGTCCGAGTACCGCCCTTTGAAGTTGTTTGCAAACACGAAGAGCTGCATTGCAGATGAAAGTGATTAAAGAGTTAAAACATGCATGGGAGCAAGAAAATATGACCAGCTTAGACAATTAATTGACTAGTAGTAATCGGGTGAATGATCTTTTCCAAATTAAGTCTAATGAATTCATGGAAACAAGAAACAATCGTTGGGAAAGTTTGATGTGGATATGGGAAAATATGGAACAAATGAATAACCAATCGGATCGGATTTGGTATTTAAGGATGTCTGAGCAGATTTGGATTTGGCTTTAAATGAATATTTATCATACATAGATTCTGATTCAGTCCTTAACCCAATCTAGTTGAGAGAGGAGAACGAACAGGCTGGGCAGCTTGTAACAAGGAAGAACGATAAGTGCCGTAAGATTTTTCACCTGCTTCGCGTGGGTGACGAGAAGATGAGCGTACTGGGCATCGGACGACCGGAAAACGATGGAGGAAGCGGCGAGGGCGGCCGCAGTTTCGCCGGCGAGGTCGGAGCCAGGGTGGTCCTGGTTGACGACGGCGACCGTCCTGGGCGTCGTCATGTCCTCCGGCCTCTGCCAACAGACGTGGTCGGAAGCGCCAGCACCGACCTCGGCGTACACGACGTTGGGCTCCGGGTGGGTCTTCAGCAGGTAGTCCGTCCCCCACCTGATCGCCTCCTCCGTCAACCTCAGCTGCTCCGCCGCCTGTAGTTGGCTCCCGAACTCGATCGCCCCCCACGCCAACATCGTCACCGTGAAAGCCATCGGAAGCCCGAACTTCACGTTGTCGCCGGAGTCGTAGTACCCTCCTGATAGAT
This window of the Nymphaea colorata isolate Beijing-Zhang1983 chromosome 2, ASM883128v2, whole genome shotgun sequence genome carries:
- the LOC116247456 gene encoding endoglucanase 13-like gives rise to the protein MASSSKLLAFLPLLLLSSSFVSRVALAAPDYSEALKKAILFFEAQRSGKLPANQRVQWRGDSAVRDGSTAGVDLSGGYYDSGDNVKFGLPMAFTVTMLAWGAIEFGSQLQAAEQLRLTEEAIRWGTDYLLKTHPEPNVVYAEVGAGASDHVCWQRPEDMTTPRTVAVVNQDHPGSDLAGETAAALAASSIVFRSSDAQYAHLLVTHAKQLFVFANNFKGRYSDSIPDARTFYPSTSYDDELLWAAAWLYHATKEQQYLDYLHNANNIGGGQSYFSWDDKFVGAQTLVAKLVLQGKLAKEGRWQEYQQGAEGYICSCIQKGSFNIRRTPGGLLWWQDGNNLQYTSAATFILVAYAGYLASAGGAPPLQCPGGAAKPTELVHFARSQVDYILGQNPKSMSYMVGFGSSYPAQVHHRAASIVSINHDPSPVGCSDGFSEWFNKDAPNPNVLVGAVVGGPDVNDAYNGVRSNSAQTEPSTYTAGALVGVLARLTAP